A single genomic interval of Hoplias malabaricus isolate fHopMal1 chromosome 7, fHopMal1.hap1, whole genome shotgun sequence harbors:
- the slc35d3 gene encoding solute carrier family 35 member D3, which translates to MERVLEVCKGRLLGISVAVAHGVFSGSLNILLKFLITTYHFTYLTLIQCMTSTTAALTLEALRRMGKVDIPPFSLHLAKVFASVCVLSTLQSTLTLWSLKGLSLPMYVVFKRCLPLVTLGIGVCVLRNGPPSVGVVVAVLITTGGAALAGAGDLTGDPFGYVTGILAVIIHASYLVLIQKTGADSEYGPLTAQYTIAIMASPVLLLCSFVSMDAIDMWTFEGWKNPFITGIFCSCIFIGCAMNFTTLHCTYINSAVTTSFVGVVKSIATITVGMLAFSDVEPTKLFIAGVVVNTVGSITYCVVKYFETKKKLNYQDMDDATKDDEPPGEPYVDPPPKADGELETFTNGSLSGTFNGNCLSPVHDSKVAECIELERPGFLEKEPANKSLSDNYLGVWRSVRTLKFLKKDTLIDNMEVQSP; encoded by the exons ATGGAGCGCGTCCTGGAGGTGTGTAAGGGCCGTCTCCTGGGCATCTCCGTGGCCGTGGCGCACGGGGTGTTCTCGGGCTCGCTCAACATCCTGCTGAAGTTCCTCATCACGACTTATCACTTCACCTACCTGACCCTCATCCAGTGCATGACCAGCACCACGGCGGCGCTCACGCTTGAGGCCCTGCGGCGCATGGGCAAGGTGGACATCCCCCCGTTCAGCCTGCACCTCGCCAAGGTCTTCGCCAGCGTCTGCGTGCTCTCCACGCTGCAGTCCACGCTCACGCTCTGGTCCCTGAAGGGCCTCAGCCTGCCCATGTACGTGGTCTTCAAGCGCTGCCTGCCCCTGGTCACGCTGGGCATCGGCGTGTGCGTGCTCAGGAACGGGCCCCCCAGCGTCGGGGTGGTCGTGGCGGTGCTCATCACGACCGGAGGGGCGGCTCTGGCAG GTGCTGGTGACCTCACAGGAGACCCTTTCGGTTACGTGACTGGTATTTTAGCGGTCATTATCCACGCCTCCTACCTTGTGCTCATCCAGAAGACTGGTGCAGATAGTGAGTATGGCCCTTTGACCGCCCAGTACACCATCGCCATAATGGCCTCCCCGGTGCTGCTTTTGTGCTCCTTCGTGAGCATGGACGCTATCGACATGTGGACGTTTGAAGGCTGGAAGAACCCCTTTATCACGGGCATCTTCTGCTCCTGCATCTTCATCGGCTGCGCCATGAACTTCACCACGCTGCACTGCACCTACATCAACTCGGCCGTCACCACCAGCTTCGTAGGAGTCGTGAAGAGCATCGCTACCATCACCGTGGGCATGTTAGCCTTCAGTGACGTGGAACCCACCAAGCTGTTTATAGCAGGAGTGGTGGTGAACACAGTAGGATCCATCACTTATTGTGTGGTGAAGTACTTTGAGACCAAGAAGAAACTCAACTACCAGGATATGGATGACGCGACCAAGGACGATGAACCGCCTGGCGAGCCTTACGTAGATCCGCCCCCAAAAGCTGACGGAGAGCTGGAAACCTTCACTAATGGCAGCCTCAGCGGCACATTCAACGGCAACTGCCTGAGTCCTGTCCATGACAGTAAAGTAGCAGAGTGCATAGAGTTAGAAAGACCAGGATTTCTAGAGAAGGAACCAGCAAACAAGTCTTTAAGTGACAATTACTTGGGTGTCTGGAGGTCAGTTCGCACCCTCAAGTTCCTAAAGAAGGACACTTTAATTGACAACATGGAGGTGCAAAGTCCTTGA